One stretch of Prunus persica cultivar Lovell chromosome G1, Prunus_persica_NCBIv2, whole genome shotgun sequence DNA includes these proteins:
- the LOC18793217 gene encoding uncharacterized aarF domain-containing protein kinase 2 isoform X4: MFQVKRISSFRWTTLCENVKVRAYKELGYSPHCQLVLGWNLNFLHFIHADMHPGNIPVRLAQSKSSRKRLFKTKPHVIFLDLGTTAELSKSDKSDFKAVALRDGRTAAECTLKLSKQHKCPDPKAFIEQVEEAFAFWGTPEADLVHPAEYMQQLLEKVRRHRVNVCTFMVTTLALEGWLQKLDPGYYLQHFVRNSFGKLI; encoded by the exons ATGTTCCAAGTTAAAagaatttcttcttttaggTGGACAActttatgtgagaatgtgaaggtaagggcttataaggagttgggctactccccccattgccaattggttttggggtggaacctcaacttccttcactTTATTCATGCAGACATGCATCCTGGAAATATCCCTGTTCGGCTGGCTCAGAGCAAGTCTTCCCGGAAGCGACTCTTCAAAACAAAGCCTCATGTCATTTTCCTTGACTTAGGCACGACTGCTGAACTCTCTAAAAGTGATAAGAGTGATTTCAAGGCTGTTGCTCTTCGTGATGGGCGTACTGCTGCTGAGTGCACACTCAAACTATCCAAGCAACACAAGTGCCCAGATCCAAAGGCTTTCATTGAG CAAGTCGAGGAGGCATTTGCTTTCTGGGGTACTCCAGAAGCTGATCTGGTCCATCCTGCCGAGTATATGCAGCAGTTACTCGAGAAAGTTAGGCGTCATAGAGTCAATGTCTGTACTTTCATGGTAACCACTTTGGCTCTTGag GGATGGCTGCAGAAACTTGATCCTGGGTACTATCTGCAGCATTTTGTTAGAAATAGTTTTGGGAAACTAATATGA
- the LOC18793217 gene encoding uncharacterized protein LOC18793217 isoform X2 translates to MEFSSFSSGTERAVKTWQASLDAPQDGIVTAELEQLYTVAQIEGPDEYSDCYTQDMHPGNIPVRLAQSKSSRKRLFKTKPHVIFLDLGTTAELSKSDKSDFKAVALRDGRTAAECTLKLSKQHKCPDPKAFIEQVEEAFAFWGTPEADLVHPAEYMQQLLEKVRRHRVNVCTFMVTTLALEGWLQKLDPGYYLQHFVRNSFGKLI, encoded by the exons ATGGAGTTTTCCAGCTTCTCAAGCGGGACCGAACGTGCTGTCAAGACTTGGCAA GCCTCCTTAGACGCCCCTCAAGATGGCATAGTGACTGCAGAACTTGAACAATTATATACGGTGGCACAAATTGAGGGTCCGGATGAGTACTCTGACTGCTACACACAAG ACATGCATCCTGGAAATATCCCTGTTCGGCTGGCTCAGAGCAAGTCTTCCCGGAAGCGACTCTTCAAAACAAAGCCTCATGTCATTTTCCTTGACTTAGGCACGACTGCTGAACTCTCTAAAAGTGATAAGAGTGATTTCAAGGCTGTTGCTCTTCGTGATGGGCGTACTGCTGCTGAGTGCACACTCAAACTATCCAAGCAACACAAGTGCCCAGATCCAAAGGCTTTCATTGAG CAAGTCGAGGAGGCATTTGCTTTCTGGGGTACTCCAGAAGCTGATCTGGTCCATCCTGCCGAGTATATGCAGCAGTTACTCGAGAAAGTTAGGCGTCATAGAGTCAATGTCTGTACTTTCATGGTAACCACTTTGGCTCTTGag GGATGGCTGCAGAAACTTGATCCTGGGTACTATCTGCAGCATTTTGTTAGAAATAGTTTTGGGAAACTAATATGA
- the LOC18793217 gene encoding uncharacterized protein LOC18793217 isoform X1 has translation MQEALQKLGFYSGEEDMEFSSFSSGTERAVKTWQASLDAPQDGIVTAELEQLYTVAQIEGPDEYSDCYTQDMHPGNIPVRLAQSKSSRKRLFKTKPHVIFLDLGTTAELSKSDKSDFKAVALRDGRTAAECTLKLSKQHKCPDPKAFIEQVEEAFAFWGTPEADLVHPAEYMQQLLEKVRRHRVNVCTFMVTTLALEGWLQKLDPGYYLQHFVRNSFGKLI, from the exons ATGCAG GAAGCATTGCAAAAACTAGGATTTTACTCGGGTGAGGAAGACATGGAGTTTTCCAGCTTCTCAAGCGGGACCGAACGTGCTGTCAAGACTTGGCAA GCCTCCTTAGACGCCCCTCAAGATGGCATAGTGACTGCAGAACTTGAACAATTATATACGGTGGCACAAATTGAGGGTCCGGATGAGTACTCTGACTGCTACACACAAG ACATGCATCCTGGAAATATCCCTGTTCGGCTGGCTCAGAGCAAGTCTTCCCGGAAGCGACTCTTCAAAACAAAGCCTCATGTCATTTTCCTTGACTTAGGCACGACTGCTGAACTCTCTAAAAGTGATAAGAGTGATTTCAAGGCTGTTGCTCTTCGTGATGGGCGTACTGCTGCTGAGTGCACACTCAAACTATCCAAGCAACACAAGTGCCCAGATCCAAAGGCTTTCATTGAG CAAGTCGAGGAGGCATTTGCTTTCTGGGGTACTCCAGAAGCTGATCTGGTCCATCCTGCCGAGTATATGCAGCAGTTACTCGAGAAAGTTAGGCGTCATAGAGTCAATGTCTGTACTTTCATGGTAACCACTTTGGCTCTTGag GGATGGCTGCAGAAACTTGATCCTGGGTACTATCTGCAGCATTTTGTTAGAAATAGTTTTGGGAAACTAATATGA
- the LOC18793217 gene encoding uncharacterized protein LOC18793217 isoform X3 → MQEALQKLGFYSGEEDMEFSSFSSGTERAVKTWQASLDAPQDGIVTAELEQLYTVAQIEGPDEYSDCYTQDMHPGNIPVRLAQSKSSRKRLFKTKPHVIFLDLGTTAELSKSDKSDFKAVALRDGRTAAECTLKLSKQHKCPDPKAFIEQVEEAFAFWGTPEADLVHPAEYMQQLLEKVRRHRVNVCTFMVTTLALEVEIE, encoded by the exons ATGCAG GAAGCATTGCAAAAACTAGGATTTTACTCGGGTGAGGAAGACATGGAGTTTTCCAGCTTCTCAAGCGGGACCGAACGTGCTGTCAAGACTTGGCAA GCCTCCTTAGACGCCCCTCAAGATGGCATAGTGACTGCAGAACTTGAACAATTATATACGGTGGCACAAATTGAGGGTCCGGATGAGTACTCTGACTGCTACACACAAG ACATGCATCCTGGAAATATCCCTGTTCGGCTGGCTCAGAGCAAGTCTTCCCGGAAGCGACTCTTCAAAACAAAGCCTCATGTCATTTTCCTTGACTTAGGCACGACTGCTGAACTCTCTAAAAGTGATAAGAGTGATTTCAAGGCTGTTGCTCTTCGTGATGGGCGTACTGCTGCTGAGTGCACACTCAAACTATCCAAGCAACACAAGTGCCCAGATCCAAAGGCTTTCATTGAG CAAGTCGAGGAGGCATTTGCTTTCTGGGGTACTCCAGAAGCTGATCTGGTCCATCCTGCCGAGTATATGCAGCAGTTACTCGAGAAAGTTAGGCGTCATAGAGTCAATGTCTGTACTTTCATGGTAACCACTTTGGCTCTTGag GTAGAAATTGAGTAA